The genomic DNA GGTAGGTAAGGTTTTGTTGTGTTCTGTTGTGGGTGGGTGGGGTTAATTGGGGGTGAGCTGGTGAAGGGACGGCAACGCAGAGGAGAGAGAGGAGAAGGTGGTTGGTGGAGGAGGGGAAAAGAGGAGAGGGTGGTGTCGTGGTGGTTGGTGGCAGCGATGGAGATCCGTCCACCTCCTCGTCGGATCTTATGGTGGTTTGTGGTAGCGCTGGGAGAGGAGGAGAGGGTGGTGGCGGGTGATGGCAAGTGCAGTTGTGCTGgtgaagaagaagataaaatgTCTTTTGGGGTTTAAAAATTCAAGTTCAAAGCCACATAATCAGCCTAACTGCCACGTAACCAGCCAGTTTAAAAATTATGACACGTCATCATGCCACGTCATCACCGTTATAACGGTGTTAGCAAGGGTCCAATGTACAAAATGTCAAAAGTTGGGACCGCCAGTGGCTATTTTTAAAGTTGGGTCCATTGCCGGTCAACTGGTGAAAGATGGGATTATTAAATTCCATTATTCCACTAATTTTTACTTAATGCTAAACCCAACAATGGATGTTCGCCCTACTGCTTCTCTCCAAAGTTACGGGTTTGATTCTGATATTGCGAATGGTCTCCTTGCTACTTATTTCCAATATTGTTGAGATGTAACGATGCCACAAAATGGGGTCCTATGACTTTATTgcattaacacacacacacactttactTTCAAGGGGGAGTTAAAGCTCAAGTGACCCTTTCTTAAACTGATTTCAAAACCATCTATCTTTTattgattttatttaatttttatgtcttttttcaaaaaaaaaaaaaaaaaaaaaaaaaaaaaaaaaaaacaacaacacaAGTTTTTTTTATGGTTTGACTAGACGTTAATTACATTTCGGTGCTAAAAGCTCTTGTATTCTTGGACGAGTTCgatatcttaccatcactatattaCGCCAATGATGGTTGCACTTGTCCCAACGTGTTGCTTTGAGTGATCATCACTATATTAGCGTGTTTACAAATTTAAGACTTGATTCATGCACAAACTGGTTAAAATggattattatttatataaatgacacgtcaagtttttggcgtcatTGCCGGGATACAAgattttttagaaaatttacagTTAACGATCTAGTCTTTTATTTGTATTTTTACAAATGAATTATTTTAAAAACCAATGGTTTATTACTGGTTTGTGAGGAATTGCATTTAGAACTAAACGGttatattttcaaaatcaaaccctCTGATTTTCAAAAAGAAATAATTCTTGGGTTTTAACTCCCGTTTGATGTTACTGGTTCGTGCAAAAAGAAAACTTTCATGAAATGAATGTGAAACCAAATAAGATTTGGAGGCCAAGGTTTCTAGAAATGAATTTATGTCCCATTAGAAAATTCATCATTGATTTGTGATAAAAGGGATTGTCAATGGGTACAATTTATCTATCTTGATGAATCTGGTCAACCCAAGTTCACCATGGACTAGGTGCAATCACTAAGTTGTTGATTGAGTGTAGGACAACCAAGGAGGACTATTGATACCGATCGACATTAATGTTAGGGATTGAAAGTAGACTCTAAAATGTACGGATTTCACACACGAAATGCAGCTTGTCATCTGACAAACTTTTCCTTAAATTCGAGACATGAAAGGTGGTATGAATACTATTCGTTCATCTATTTCAAACAGTCCTATGCCTTTTGGGCTCAGCTTTCGcagctttccaaatctgatcatgCCTTTTCAAGGcggaactttcaacatcaatttgtccccaacttggaattccaatggttttcgccTCCTATCGGCGTAGCTCTTTTATTTGTCTCTAGATACCTTCAATCGTTCCTTATTTTGGACTATCTTCTGAATGATTTCTAGTCCTGAAACTTGATTATCTCCTATTTCTGCCTAACGTATCGGTGATCCACAGTTACGACCATACAATGCATGCTTCAGTGACTTCATGTGATTGTAACATGATGAAGGTTGTTCATAATGCAAACTTAATGCATGGAGATTTGCATGAGCATGTTTCAAATCTCCAAAAATATCTAATGTTTGTCGGTGGCCTTCTAATCTTAATAATACTTGATTATCTGTTTAGACAAGCAACAACTTGCTTCAGAATACTATTGTTTTGTCATCACACGATATGTGCCTTATAATTTCTTCATTTGTAGATGAAGATGATACGCTCTTCAATTGCTTTAAGGTGAGAAAGGGTGGAAACAATATTTGACCTCCTTTTATTTTGACACAGAACAAATATGATTTTGGTAGTTTGATTTTGTTTTACCTAGATTCATAAATTAATTGCtctgcttttttttttcttttatatagaTAGTGTGGTTTGGTTTCACAATAATTATTAAATGTTTTGCATTACCGATCTGGATTTAAATTCTACAAACCAATTGTTTTAATTCTCATTTGGTCAATTATTTGATTTCAGGTCAAGTTCGTGCAACTGCAACATGCAATTCCAGATTTGGGCTAGTCATAAACATGGGAATATGTTAGTACAAGTTAAGCATATAACAAACAACAAACGAAGCAGCAGCAGGCAAACACCAGAATCCTCAAATTAGTAAGGAATAAGAGTGCGTACGGTTGATGGACCATTTTTCATGTCCTCCAAAATTAGATTTCGAAGAGACTCTGTCACTACACCTTCTTTACCTGCCAAATATAACAGTTTAAGATACCTTAGCTGGAATGATGCAAGATCCAATATACTACAACATAAATGTACTTGTAACCAATAGGTTCCAGAGAGGTGTTTGGTTTTATGACAAATTCTGACTGTTCGAGGAAACAATGAATAAAATCCATTCCATTTTCAaaatagatgatgatgatgatgatgatgatgatgatgataagtacacccaaacatcatcatcatcatataaaACATGGAATACTTCACCTAATAATAGTAATCAAGTTTCTTTGACTCGCACCAACAAAAACCACTCAAGTTTTAATATTGTTCCATTGCTTTGAATCTTTCTATAAAAGTTAAGTTCTTTTGATATTAGATGACCTTAATATGAAACTTGGCTACTGTTTAGTgaatattttttcaaaaaaaaaaaaaaatcacaatgAAACTTGGTTGGTTCTTATAGTAAGAAAAAAGCAAGCCACTCTCTCCGAACACTATTGAAACTTTGCtcgaaaaaaaaaaagatcaacCCAAACACTAGTTTGAATAGCATTACTTACCATTGCCTATGACCTGATCATCCCACTGCAATACGGGTCGAACAACAACTCCACTACCAATCAGCATCATCTCTCGTGCCTGTTTCCCTTCCTTCACACTCACGTCTCTCACTTGTACCCCTCTAAGTTGCCCGATTTGTACCAAATGGCGTACAAGTTCCAAAACCCTCTTTGAAGTACACCCGCTGAGTATTTTGTCAAAGGGAGGCATCAAAAGGTCACTCTCTGGTGTTACAAAAGCCACATTCATGTTGGGCCCTTCAGCAACAAAGCCCTGTTCATCCAACCAGATGGCAGCATATGCGCCATTTTCTTCAGCTTCCATTTTGGAAAGAACATTTGGAAGATAGTTTACGCTCTTCATGGTGGCAAATTGTGGTGGCTTTATTGGAACAGATGATGTAATTACTTTGATGCCGTTGTAGTTAGGAGGGGATAGGTCTTGGATGACAATGGCGTAAAGAGTTGACTGGTGGCAGCCAGAGGGAGAGAGTTGGAAATCACCAGGACCGGATGAAAGCCAGTATCTTAATGATCCATTTTTACAAGATGAAGCACTTGCGGTTTGTACAAGTATTCTTTTCGTGGTTTCTTTATCGAAAGGGGGCTTTATTTTTGCTTTGCTTGCGGAACCTAGGAAGCGATCAAGGTGTTGCTCCAGCTCATATAGGAATCTGACAGAGCACTCTGCTTTAGTTGTGTTGTGTGGATGGATATTACATCAAATCAAATATATAGGAAGCTCAATTTCATTCTTTTGCAAGGTGGGTAACGGGTCAAAGCAGTCACATTCTGAAAACAAGCATAGGCTTTGTTTCTCAGGCCCAAAATGTGTGTTTTTGTAAGTTTAACCCCTTATATGGTAAAACTTGCtgccatatttttatttttaagaaaatGAATTGTTGTCAATTTTATaaacttatatttattaaattaaatcTTAAGCAAAGGAAAGATGATTAAGGAAGAGCATCAATAACTAACCCATCAACTATGGCAGCAGTGTCGAAAACACCATGTCCTCTATGAACCATATGGTCATCCATTGGAATCACCATGGCGCCTTGGTCTGTCGTGATCCCACCAAAAACGCTCGAGTACATAGCCAAATAGCGTTGCGTTCTTTTGCAACTTTCCCGGCTTGTCCTCAGTCTTTCAATTGCCTTGAACCAAATGACACCATCATATTACTTATGTTTCAAACACTACATATTATACGAAAGAGGGAGATACCTCGGAAGCCGAAAGAATAGGAACATGATTACTCTCTGCAAGCAAACAACCAACTGAAAGATTAGCAACAATATTTTTGACTTTGACACAAgtgttttctttgaaaaacctAATTCACATTCACAATAATAATTAGTTTGATTATTTATAATTATACTAGACTAGATGAGCATGTGACGAAagcttcctcttcctcttcctccagcagtgtaattaataataattaccaaAATAACCTAATAAAATATCTAGTTAGAAAGAATGGGATAATTGGTTTACCGATCAATGAACTTTTAACCACATGGCGTCTTCCACATAACCTAAATTGAGAAAAGTGAAGAGGGAGACGGAGATTTCGAGACTTATCGATAACCAGCGGGGTTTCAGAGATGGGTTTCTTCAAAAACGAGGGAGCAgccatggaggaagatgatgatgatcgtCTTCGaacatgtgatgtgatgtgatgtgCCTGCGGGCCTTTCAAACGTATTCGATGGAAAAGATGCTCTCCACTAGTTTTGGATGTATATGAACCCACCATTGTTACTTCATGACTAATTCCAATTTACATCCAATCATACATACACATACAGcctttatttatttaaacaagGGCCAATCAAGTCTCTTTGATTGTTAATTCGAATCCAACAAGTCCTTAGACTAGGGATTGTAGTATATCGCCCTTCCTATGTCACCCTTGGTCATTTCTCGTCCGTCAAAGTCGGGCGTCATAGATCAATCGCTAACCCAGTAAAGAGCGTCAACGGCTCTATTTTGGTGGTCCCTATATACAATATCGTTTGGCAACtgtaattttatataaaaaaataacttttaTCTATaaattttcacgctatgtatatCCTACCAATTTTactcaaaccatatcatttctacTATGTATTCTCCATAAGTTTTATACATTCTATCAAACTCACACAATGTTTCCCAACAATCAAAACTCGTGGGACCCCAACAATCCGTTCAGGGTAATTTAGCAAAGAATGATACCGAAGAGACCCGCGAACGGGTGAGATTGGTTATTATCCGATGGCACCTACCAACCAACCTCCCCTCATCCGACAACGCCACCACCGCTTCCCGGTTTTTTTGGATACTATTCCGCACCAAATAACCACCTTTTTTTCGCACACCCAAAACATACCCCGAACCCAACCCACTTCCTCAAAAGGTAGACGATCGAGAAGGCACCGTAAGAAGGGCGAGAGTGTCGAACGTGATCCTAAAACGATCGAGAGCTGGACTCCTACCGAAGAACTTGCATTGTCACAATCATGACCGACATGTCGGAGGATCcgatttttgtaatatttttctccattaactttttataaatatatttttatttttattttgttgcTTCTAATATTTTTTTCACATTATAGCAACCGACCAATATATAGTTGTCTTTTGGATGGCCCATCAAGGTTGGACGAGTTTGACGATAGACTCACTCGACTTCTCGATCAAGGAAAAAGAGCATGAACTTAAAATGGAGAAACAAATCGAGAAATATATGAAGTTACTCGAGAAAGACTTTTCCAACCTACCGGAGGAGGACCAAGTCATTTTAGAAGCTCGTAAGGCTCCGAGCAAAATGTAACAACCCGGCTTTTTGGATTGTTACCCGTTCGCTTTTGCTTCGATTTGTAACCGTCTTGTATTCCGAGATTCGATATAAATAAAGGGTTATGTTATACTAAATACTTTTTCATCACACTGCACCGCTACACGCTTAAACGCTTTATATTCGCAACGCTTACGCAACACGAATTACAGAGAATTATGCTATTTAAATtgtcgtgtttgtttgtttggttatcaTACGCCTCCGCATACACTTATCACGACTAACACGCTAAATCGCAAATGCTGTTTTTAGTAGTAGTAATGTAATAACGTGTGTTCTTCTGTGTCTTACTTGTGTGTGCTTATTACGTGTATTGTTACTTGCAAAcgctatcgcaacgcaaactcaacATTACTCGCACAACTCGATTTATCACTCTAGAACGCAACGTGACTCGAAACCCAGTACTACGCTAAAATACTTAATGTACCAATACTATCTAACGCAACAAAACGCATTAAACGAGCATCTTACACGCGAAGCGAGGAGAAGGTTGCACAAAACAACACATTTGTTCGAAGCCAGgaagcttcgtacgaaggcactgcctTTGTACGAAGGCAGCTGGTTCGAACTAACTCTTCTGTGCGAACCCACATCTTCTATTAATACCCAACCCCTTCTCATTCATTCCCCACTTGCTGATTTCATACCAAAACTCTACCGAATTGTTGTCCGACAATTTTCAAGTAAGATTTAACAGTTTTCTTCAAttacacaacgttttccacttTGATTTTCACAAGAATCACTATGTTTTCATCTAAATTCTTATGTTTTCACTTAAAAACATTCATCTTTTCACTTAACTCTTTCTTTTCTTCATGAATTCCTGTTTTTACAAAAACTCTTCATCTTTTTCAACAAAACTTCTTCTTTCATCACTGATTTACACTTAACCGAGTGTATTGGGACTAACTTCGGTTTCCCAAGTTAGAAGTCCATTGATTTCACACTCACCAAGTGTTAAGTCTAAATGAAAACCTTTCAAGACTTTCTTAAACTTGATTTTACACCCAAAACGGACCAAAAACGGCATGTGTCTCGTTCACTGAATAGTGGAACGAGGTAATGTCAAAACCAGATTGAAAAGGACTCGGAAACACATCCGATTCAGGCGAAAACACAGCACCGAATGCCAAAAACAGCCACGTTTGTGAACTAGACTGTTCTGTGCGAagccagcttcgtacgaaggcactggtTTTACACTTAACAGCATGATTCCCACTCGTTACATAATCAAAGACCTCTTTGACTTTAAGTTTAATCAGTAGCTTAAGGTTGGagggatgaacactcgatttTCCGAAGACAGACGCGAAGACACTCGATTTTTCGAAGACAGATGCAAAGacactcgattttggacaacGGAAGCCCCACATGTGTGAAGAcccaccttcgtacgaaggcacaccTTCGTACAAAGGCACCAGGTTCGTACGAAGCTTCTGTTTCCCACGACACTTCGATTTTCGACCGTTTCGGCACTTTGGAGGACTCACGCTTCTGTTCCCATACGCAAGCTGACccggcgctcccttcaatccattgaGGATCGTGTTTCTTGGTTAGTACACTCTCTGTGattatactcgaacccattttcgtttaacgcacttttgggtgttacatacgttctctatcaaaacacaacacacaatgcaaacactttataaacgctagccgctcccgcatgctatacgtgatttgttgaatgcttgttactatgcttatacagtgttatgtcacacccccaaaaatccacacgcggaataccaccgcttggaggcgtgacacgaccaggatcaagccaccaatcatatcgaacatataaGTGAATAGTAAATGTAAATGtatatcaacccacaatatgaaaggtgttcaaataacatagtttaagtagcgaaAGCATAGTATAAAAATCCAACGTAATTATTAAGTTTTTGactgtcataagtgtttagcaaaacatccacgatccatgtcccacaacgactgtgcctcccgtgcaagctccatgtatacctaaggtcctgcaaggcatgtaacagagggtcaacaacaaagttgagcgagttcacagttggttattCAGTGTTCGTGGTAGAATAGTAAAccgtatgttcgtttagtaaaccatgtatcgtatgcagttgtatcgcagccctctaggcatgtgtgcgaagactagtgggagtttcccaaatatttctagactaggtatatttgtatcgcagcccacccggcatgtgtgcgaagtttagtgtatggttcgcagccattccaagcatgtgtgcgaagattggttctattatcgcagccattcccggcgtgtgtgcgaagagaagtgtttgtatcactagtctagcagtatctatccaaaaaccttcctctcccgaggcccaAAGTACGTAATCCCAATAATAACTTAAGTAtaagaaatcttccaaacccattcccgaccctgggaatcccatgccttggtaagagtgtgaactcaccttggtttgctcggcagatacacagaaaagtcaatcaagctatttggtggtcaaccacgtcctaccatggttaccatacaagtcaggttcgtattcaagtagtgcacgtatgttttctacacatattccatctagttgcatacaagtattgatcatggctTACATGTATATTCATGGCAGTTAACAGTACATACGAGTTCAACAGAAGAAATCACGTAAATAAACGAAGTCCAAGTATGCGacccaaatggttgggctcgtaaaagtgtgcaagtccaaaacagtgtgcacgtgtatatggtctcgagtcgagaccagagatcccgagtcgagactgtgcggtctcgagttgtagcctacgagttctcgagtcgcaactgaggaggtctcgagtcatgcgtGTACCAATCGAGACTacacagtctcgagtcgcaaccggacccgcaaccatggtctcgagtcatgctgtttttGTGAGTGAGGtgcagtctcgagtcgagactatgagttctcgactcgcaacccgtgtcgagactatgcatgtgtaacagatttccttatTTTCGGCTCCATAATtccgtaacaattgctaacagttttggcagtttcacaattcagatcaatcaACATTCAATTCAGAATTCATGCACATTCATATTACCCTTATCATCATCAATTCAAGAACAATACCAGTTGGATCATCTAGATTAACAAGTTCTAATACTCACATGCAAATCCTAGATTGTGAACACCAATAATCAACGAATCCTTAGTCGGATTGGCACAACAAAACTATCCTATCAGATGCACATCCGAATCGAACCTTATTATCACAACCCATCAACGTTAATACTAGCATGAAACCCTAACTGGATTCGATCAACATATGACAATACACAAACATTGATCAACAATCATGTACCATTTACAATTCATCACATGAGACATGTATAATCACATAACATAACATCAACTAataacaaacactaaccggttgagagtgTATAACGAGGATGATCCGAACACAAGGATCTTCGATGGAAAGGATGTGTTTGCCGTCAAGTTCTAGAGAGAAGGAAGagagctcctagggtttgtgtgtgtttgtgatttgcaagtTATGAGGATCAAAACCCCATAATAGGTATGTGTATTCATATAAGGGAGTGGACTGAATCCCCCTTAATGGgctgcccttggtctcgagtcgagtaGAGtgggccgagagagagagagagagagagatgtaaCGAGAGATGAAGTGTGCGGCCCTAAAGGCTTGCGTGACAAGTATACATATTTACATACATTCACATAGCATGCAGCATTTATTCGTTAACATCAACATATCAAATAATCGCATAGAGTTCATACATGTCAAAGTAAACACACAGATAGGTTCCGAATTACGaattgtcacattatccccaagttgaaagaaatttcgtcccgaaatttggtacatactcactgaggaagctagttaagttgtatggttttcctggttttcctggggtgtcacatcctccccccgttgatctggaatttcgtcccgaaattccgtggtagcttcagcctcagtagtagttgtactatttgcgaacaattggggatacttttgcttcatctgatcttcgcgttcccaggtgaattttgggccacgatgggagttccaacgaaatcgaacaagaggtattctagtgtgcttgaggaccttgacatcccggtccgtgatttcaactggttcctcgacgaatcgcaactgttcgtcgatagtgagctccttcaaaggaactataagggtctcatctgacagacacttcttcagattcgacacgtggaaaacgttgtgaactgcaccgagttctgctggtaggttcagtttgtaggccattTTGCCTATTCTTTccgtgatttcgaacggtccgacataccgcggattgagtttgcctcgtttaccaaaacgaactacacccttccagggcgaaactttgagtagcactcgatccccaacttgaaactcgagtggtttcctacgcttagcagcgtagcttttctgacggtcacgagctgccgccatgcgttgccgtatctgtgcaatccgttcagtagcatcaactaccatttctggacctgtgatttggctatcccccacctctgcccaacagagaggtgaccgacatttacgtccgtacaatgcctcgaatggagagGCTtagatgctggtatggtaactgttattgtatgaaaactccactaaagggagatgcttttcccagctgttgccgaaatcaataacacatgcccgaagcatgtcttctagggtttgaattgtgcgctcagactgcccatccgtctgagggtgatatgctgtgctcatgtctaatcgagagccaaaagatttgtgcattgcttgccacagttctgaagtaaatcgtgcatcacgatccgaaataatagaggttggcaccccgtgccttgagacaactttcttgagatatacgtctgctagagtggggAACTTGTccatttccttaatagccaggaagtgtgcagactttgtgagtcaatccacgatcatccaaatggtatcgttccatgttgagatctaggcaggccagtaacaaaatccatggaaatttcctcccatttccactgtggtatcttgggttgctgtagtaggcctgatggtttctgatattccgtttTGACTCtcacacaagtcaaacacttgccaacgtaagttgctatgtgggctttcatgctaggccaccaatacgtagttctgagatcgtggtacattttatccgcacctggatgtaccgagtagcgagacttatgtgcttcgtccattacaagttctcgtaagccgccatatagtgggacccaaatacgccccgttacataataggcaccgtcttccttctgttctaatcgttgccttgagccacgtaaggcttcagcccttacattttctggtttcaatgcttctacctgagcgtctcgtatctgtgcaggaagaccagactgaatagtaagctgtagtgctcgcacgcgtctaggtagagtgtcttttcgactgagagcgtcaaccatcgacgttgacgcatgttcaattccttctgcttgaagatatgctcgagactcctgtgatcggtgtagatagtgcacttggtaccgtacaggtagtgtcgccatatcttaagtgcaaaaacaacagctcccagctctaaatcgtgcgtcgtgtagttccgttcgtgaaccttgagttggcgcgaagcgtaagcaataactttatcccgttgcatcaatacacaaccaagcccctgtatcaatgcgtcacaatagaccacaaaatcgtccgtgacctctggcaatgagaggataggtgcactgcaaagtctatcctttaagtgctgaaaagcggtttcctgagtattagcccaacggtaggtgacacccttctgtgtcagtagtgtaagcggctgtgcaatctttgagaaatctttaatgaatcgtctgtaataacccgccaaacccaagaattggcgtatttccgttggtgtacgtggtgcaggccaattcctgatcgaatctactttggatggatcaacatggatcccatccttgtataccacgtggcctagaaagtggacttcacgaagccagaagtcacattttgaaaacttggcgtacaattgctctattcgaagga from Helianthus annuus cultivar XRQ/B chromosome 7, HanXRQr2.0-SUNRISE, whole genome shotgun sequence includes the following:
- the LOC110936335 gene encoding D-amino-acid transaminase, chloroplastic, coding for MVGSYTSKTSGEHLFHRIRLKGPQAHHITSHVRRRSSSSSSMAAPSFLKKPISETPLVIDKSRNLRLPLHFSQFRLCGRRHVVKSSLIESNHVPILSASEAIERLRTSRESCKRTQRYLAMYSSVFGGITTDQGAMVIPMDDHMVHRGHGVFDTAAIVDGFLYELEQHLDRFLGSASKAKIKPPFDKETTKRILVQTASASSCKNGSLRYWLSSGPGDFQLSPSGCHQSTLYAIVIQDLSPPNYNGIKVITSSVPIKPPQFATMKSVNYLPNVLSKMEAEENGAYAAIWLDEQGFVAEGPNMNVAFVTPESDLLMPPFDKILSGCTSKRVLELVRHLVQIGQLRGVQVRDVSVKEGKQAREMMLIGSGVVVRPVLQWDDQVIGNGKEGVVTESLRNLILEDMKNGPSTVRTLIPY